The following nucleotide sequence is from Candidatus Zixiibacteriota bacterium.
GCCAACGACAAGACCGGCAAGCATGTTTTCATCAAACGTTGAATTCATCACTATTGGAGCTAAACACAGTTTCAAACGATTTCGGAAAAGGAATTCCTAACCTGCTTAACCGATCTCAGGTGAACAAGCAACTGAAGCGATTAATCATTAAGCATCCGCTGGATAACTCCGGGAAACAAATTTATTTCGTTTCACTTCATAACAGCAGACTATAAAAAAAATCCGTGACCGAGTGCGAAACTCTGTCACGGAATGCCCCAAGTACTAAACAAGGACCCCTTTTATGGGTTGAAACCCCGCCGCTTAGCTATCTTCTACTGTATCTCCTGATGTCTATTCTCTTGTTGTCTAAGCTTGATGTCGTTTGTTTAATTATTGTTGCAAGGGGCATGCCGTATTTAAGAATTGTAGACATAAAGCTGTAAGTCGTTGCACTGTAACAGAAATGTTTTTGATGGAGTTGCAAAACCGAAACTCATATCGTACCATCATGAAACAACTGTTTCAAAACGATGATTCATCGTGAAACAGTCAGCCGTCGATCTCGGAGTAGGCTGGTGTAGAGAGGTAACGTTCACCAGTGTCGCAGATTATAGCTACAATCATCTTGCCGGCGTTTTCAGGGCGCCCGGCAACTTTTAACGCTCCGGCCACATTGGCACCGGCAGAGATACCGCATAAAATCCCTTCTTCGCGCACTAACCTGCGGGTGGTCTCAATCGCTTCCTCGTTTTCGATCGTCATGATCTCATCGACCGTCTCAAGATTCAATACATCCGGCTTGAAACCGGCTCCGATCCCCTGGATCGGGTGAGGACCTTTTTCGCCTTTCGTCAGAAACGGTGAGGCGGCCGGCTCGATCGCGATCGCCTTAAACTCCGGCTTGCGGCGCTTGATGACTTCCGCCACCCCGGTCACAGTCCCGCCGGTTCCGACCCCGGCGCAGAGGATATCGACTTTGCCGTCCGTGTCGTTGTAAATCTCCTCGGCGGTTGTAACGCGATGGATTTCCGGATTGGCCGGGTTCTTAAACTGTTG
It contains:
- the cysK gene encoding cysteine synthase A — encoded protein: MKIYDSMLSLVGSTPLVRLNRLAEGLEATVLGKLEFYNPCASVKDRIGLAMIEAAEREGHLKPGGVIVEPTSGNTGVALAFVCAVKGYKLVLTMPDTMSSERRALLKAFGAKLILTPGADGMPGAVAKAEKILAENPGYFMPQQFKNPANPEIHRVTTAEEIYNDTDGKVDILCAGVGTGGTVTGVAEVIKRRKPEFKAIAIEPAASPFLTKGEKGPHPIQGIGAGFKPDVLNLETVDEIMTIENEEAIETTRRLVREEGILCGISAGANVAGALKVAGRPENAGKMIVAIICDTGERYLSTPAYSEIDG